The Blautia obeum ATCC 29174 region TGTGGCAGAAATGGTCATGGACCGGATCAGTGCATCCAGGAACTATCTTGGGGATGCGTACAATGACAGCCAGCCATTGGAGTATTTTCTGAAGAGTAAGGAAAAACTTTGGTTTATTCATCCTCAGACCAATAAAGAACTGGAAGCACTTCTCAGGATTTTGAATGATCATGGTGAAGAAAAGCTGCTTCATTATATTAAATATAGATACCTGAAGGGTGAGACCAGAAAGATTCGTTATTGAAATAAGAGAAATGAGCAAAAGCCGTTATCTTGTGTTAGAGATATTCTGACAGGATAACGGCTTTTTATAATTTTGAGAGTGAAATGTGAAATAAAGAAATGATATGAATAAACAATGCAGATAAACAGTATATAACAGTTGACAACAGTGATACACTGTTATATACTGTTTGCAGAAGGAGGGATGAAGTTGAACCTTATTATAAATCATACTTCCATGGAACCAATCTATGAGCAGATTGTAGCACAGATCAAGGCAGAAGTGATTGAAGGAAGAATGACGGCCGGAGATGCGCTTCCATCGGTGAGGGCACTTTCAAGAGAGCTGAAGATCAGTGCGCTGACAGTAAAAAAAGCCTATGACAATTTGGAAGAAGAAGGATTGATTGTGACTGTCCATGGAAAGGGAAGCTTTATTGCGGCAGCAAATCAGGAGCTTCTGATGGAAGAGCGGCGCAAGGAATTGGAGAAAGAACTGGAAGCTGCTGTACAGAAAGCCCGTACCGGGGGATTGACGGCGAAAGAAATCCGGGAGTCATTTGAGATCATAATGGAGGATGAGGTATGTTAGTACAACTGGATCGTGTAATGAAGAAATATGGCAGTTTTGCACTGGAACTGAATATGGAGATTCCAGAGAATCAGGTGACCGGATTGATCGGGGCGAATGGAGCGGGAAAGAGTACGACATTTAAACTGATGCTTGGACTTATCCGTCCGGATGAAGGAAATGTGGAGATATTTGGAAGAAATGCTGCGGAAATGGGTGCAGAGGATAAACAGAAGATTGGAGCCGCATTCTCCGACAGCGGATTTTCCGAATATTTGAAAGTACAGCAGCTTATTCCAATCATGAGCCGTTTTTATCCGGATTTTCAGGAAGAAGAGTTTCGTGGAAGATGTGAGAGATTTAAGATTCCGCTGAATAAACAGATCAAGGAGTTTTCTACCGGAATGAAAGCAAAGCTGAATGTACTTCTTGCACTCAGCCACGACAGCAGATTACTGATTCTTGACGAGCCAACGGCGGGGCTGGATGTGGTTGCAAGAGAAGAAATCCTTGATCTGCTGCGGGAATATATGGAGATCCCGGGACGATCTATTGTGATTAGCTCTCATATTTCCGGTGATCTGGAACATTTCTGTGATGACCTGTATATGATCCATGAAGGCAAAATCGTCCTTCACGAAGAAACGGACCGTATTCTTGAGGAATATGGATTCCTCAAGGTATCAGAGCAGGAATACGAAGCCCTTGACAAAGAATATCTTCTGCGTGTGAGAAAAGAGTCCTTCGGCTATAGCTGTCTGACAAACCAGAAGAATTATTATCTGGAAAATTATCCGGGGATCATAGTCGAAAAAGGAAGTGTAGATGAAGTCATTTCCATGCTGGTGAAGGGAGAACTGTTATGAGGGGATTATTGATGAAGGATCTGGAATTGATTAAAATAAATATGAAAATGTATCTGGCAGTTTTTCTGATAGGCATTATTTATCTGGTTGCACAGGAGAACGGAAGTACATTTTTTGTAGCTTATGCGATCTTTGTGAGTATTAGTGTCTCTGTCGGAACAATTTCCTATGATGGTTACCATCATGGAATGAAATTTCTAATGACATTGCCGGTCACAAAAAAGCAATATGTACAGTCAAAGTATCTGCTCAGCTTTGGTTTTGCAGTACTGGTCAGTGTTATCAGCCTGCTTTTGGGGATGATAAGAATACAGATTTCCGGAAAACAGGAAGCAGAGGACCTTTTGATAAGCGCAGGCACTGCACTCGTTATTTCCTGTATAATACTTTGCGGAATGATTCCGCTTCGCTTG contains the following coding sequences:
- a CDS encoding ABC transporter ATP-binding protein → MLVQLDRVMKKYGSFALELNMEIPENQVTGLIGANGAGKSTTFKLMLGLIRPDEGNVEIFGRNAAEMGAEDKQKIGAAFSDSGFSEYLKVQQLIPIMSRFYPDFQEEEFRGRCERFKIPLNKQIKEFSTGMKAKLNVLLALSHDSRLLILDEPTAGLDVVAREEILDLLREYMEIPGRSIVISSHISGDLEHFCDDLYMIHEGKIVLHEETDRILEEYGFLKVSEQEYEALDKEYLLRVRKESFGYSCLTNQKNYYLENYPGIIVEKGSVDEVISMLVKGELL
- a CDS encoding ABC-2 transporter permease, with protein sequence MRGLLMKDLELIKINMKMYLAVFLIGIIYLVAQENGSTFFVAYAIFVSISVSVGTISYDGYHHGMKFLMTLPVTKKQYVQSKYLLSFGFAVLVSVISLLLGMIRIQISGKQEAEDLLISAGTALVISCIILCGMIPLRLKYEAEKSRIVMVAVVVVIFLVAAACKELYDVYQKSFGKGLRFLNTLSGWQIAVGLIVVMMICLAVSVKASERIMEKKEF
- a CDS encoding GntR family transcriptional regulator, encoding MNLIINHTSMEPIYEQIVAQIKAEVIEGRMTAGDALPSVRALSRELKISALTVKKAYDNLEEEGLIVTVHGKGSFIAAANQELLMEERRKELEKELEAAVQKARTGGLTAKEIRESFEIIMEDEVC